The following proteins come from a genomic window of Ferviditalea candida:
- a CDS encoding heavy metal translocating P-type ATPase — MDRQEQRQHATLQISGMTCAACANRIEKGLGKMDGVSEANVNFALEKASIAYDPEKVSLADLEQRIEDLGYAAVKETADFQISGMTCAACANRIEKGLNQLPGVTAANVNFALETAHVEFSPSSVTIEEMMDKVERLGYKAVPKADKADDVKDHRRKEIVRQKRRFAAAAILSFPLLWSMVGHFAFTSFIWVPSWFMNPWVQLVLATPVQFVVGKPFYAGAYKALRNKSANMDVLVALGTSAAYFYSLYLTLVWSGMGEHQAHYTPAMYYETSAILITLIVLGKLFEALAKGRTSDAIKSLMGLRAKSALVLRDGREISVPVEQVVVGDIVLVKPGEKVPVDGEVIEGNSSVDESMLTGESMPAGKRAGDTVIGASVNHNGILKIKALKVGRETALAQIIKVVEEAQGSKAPIQRVADAISGIFVPIVVGIAIVTFLIWYFWAAPGNFAGALEKAIAVLVIACPCALGLATPTSIMAGSGRSAELGILFKGGEHLESTHRIDAIVLDKTGTITKGKPELTDILAADTANESVLMRLVGAAEKNSEHPLAQAIVSGISAKGIDLPQADEFEAIPGYGIRAFVEGKEILAGTRRLMEKYGISADRALASMEQLEEAGKTAVLIAINRRYAGIAAVADTIKETSREAVARLKQMGIEVIMITGDNERTARAIARQTGIDRVLAEVLPEGKAVEVKKLQAQGKKVAMVGDGINDAPALATADIGMAIGTGTDVAMETADVTLMRGDLNGIADAIYMSRKTMGNIRQNLFWALAYNSLGIPVAAVGFLAPWVAGTAMALSSVSVVLNALRLQRVKP, encoded by the coding sequence ATGGACCGGCAGGAACAAAGACAGCACGCAACCCTGCAAATTTCGGGGATGACCTGTGCAGCCTGCGCGAATCGAATCGAAAAAGGCTTAGGAAAAATGGATGGAGTTTCCGAGGCCAATGTTAATTTCGCTTTAGAAAAAGCGTCGATCGCTTATGATCCGGAGAAGGTTTCCCTTGCCGATTTGGAGCAACGGATTGAGGATTTGGGTTATGCTGCTGTTAAAGAAACAGCAGACTTTCAAATCAGCGGAATGACGTGCGCAGCCTGCGCCAATCGAATTGAAAAAGGGCTGAACCAGCTGCCCGGTGTGACCGCGGCAAACGTCAACTTTGCCTTGGAAACAGCGCATGTGGAGTTTTCCCCTTCAAGCGTTACAATAGAAGAAATGATGGATAAGGTGGAGCGGCTCGGTTATAAAGCCGTCCCCAAAGCGGACAAGGCGGATGACGTCAAGGATCACCGGCGGAAGGAAATCGTCCGGCAAAAAAGAAGGTTTGCGGCCGCGGCGATTCTCTCCTTTCCGTTGCTTTGGTCGATGGTCGGCCACTTCGCGTTTACCTCTTTTATTTGGGTACCTTCATGGTTTATGAATCCATGGGTTCAGCTTGTGCTGGCTACCCCCGTGCAGTTTGTTGTCGGGAAGCCGTTTTATGCCGGTGCTTACAAAGCGCTGCGCAACAAAAGCGCCAATATGGATGTGCTTGTCGCGCTCGGCACGTCGGCGGCCTATTTTTACAGCTTGTACCTGACGCTGGTGTGGTCCGGTATGGGCGAACACCAAGCCCATTATACCCCGGCGATGTATTATGAGACAAGCGCCATTCTGATCACGCTGATCGTTCTGGGCAAACTATTTGAGGCGCTGGCCAAGGGACGCACGTCCGACGCGATCAAAAGCTTGATGGGACTGCGCGCGAAAAGCGCTCTTGTGTTGCGGGACGGTCGGGAAATCAGCGTGCCTGTCGAGCAGGTTGTTGTCGGCGATATCGTGCTCGTCAAGCCGGGCGAGAAAGTTCCGGTCGACGGGGAAGTGATCGAGGGCAATTCCTCGGTCGACGAATCGATGCTGACGGGGGAAAGCATGCCCGCGGGAAAACGGGCGGGGGACACGGTCATCGGTGCTTCCGTCAATCATAACGGCATTCTCAAGATAAAAGCGTTGAAGGTCGGAAGAGAGACGGCTCTGGCGCAAATTATTAAGGTCGTGGAAGAGGCGCAGGGCTCGAAGGCTCCGATTCAGCGGGTGGCTGACGCCATTTCGGGCATTTTTGTACCGATTGTGGTCGGCATCGCGATTGTGACTTTCTTGATCTGGTATTTTTGGGCGGCTCCCGGAAATTTCGCCGGTGCTTTGGAAAAAGCGATTGCCGTGTTGGTGATAGCCTGTCCGTGCGCGCTCGGCTTGGCAACTCCGACATCGATCATGGCGGGCTCCGGCCGTTCTGCCGAGCTGGGGATTTTGTTCAAAGGCGGCGAGCATCTGGAATCCACCCATCGGATCGATGCGATTGTGCTCGATAAAACCGGTACGATTACGAAGGGGAAGCCCGAGCTGACAGATATCCTTGCAGCCGATACGGCGAATGAGAGCGTCTTGATGCGGTTGGTTGGCGCTGCCGAGAAAAATTCGGAGCATCCGCTTGCTCAGGCGATTGTTTCCGGCATTTCGGCCAAAGGCATTGACCTGCCTCAAGCCGATGAATTCGAAGCGATTCCCGGTTATGGCATTCGCGCGTTTGTGGAAGGCAAGGAAATTCTCGCGGGCACCCGCAGACTTATGGAGAAATATGGGATATCTGCGGATCGGGCTTTAGCGTCAATGGAACAGCTGGAGGAAGCGGGAAAAACGGCAGTGCTGATCGCCATTAACCGCCGATATGCAGGAATTGCCGCGGTAGCCGATACGATAAAAGAAACATCGCGGGAAGCGGTGGCGCGTTTAAAGCAAATGGGTATTGAAGTCATTATGATTACGGGGGATAATGAACGGACTGCGCGGGCGATTGCCCGTCAAACGGGGATCGATCGGGTTTTGGCGGAGGTGCTGCCGGAAGGAAAGGCCGTGGAAGTGAAAAAGCTGCAAGCCCAGGGCAAAAAGGTGGCTATGGTTGGAGACGGGATCAATGATGCGCCGGCGCTGGCAACGGCGGACATCGGCATGGCGATCGGCACCGGCACGGATGTGGCGATGGAGACGGCGGACGTCACGTTAATGCGGGGCGATCTGAACGGGATTGCCGACGCGATTTACATGAGCCGCAAAACGATGGGCAATATTCGGCAGAACTTGTTCTGGGCGCTCGCCTATAATTCGCTCGGCATCCCGGTTGCCGCCGTGGGGTTTCTCGCTCCCTGGGTCGCCGGGACCGCGATGGCGTTGAGCTCGGTGTCCGTCGTGCTGAATGCGCTGCGCCTGCAGCGCGTCAAGCCGTAA
- a CDS encoding Hsp20/alpha crystallin family protein — protein sequence MPLVPYDPFRQLHNFRREFDRFFNVDFPFFRTGSENQGNLSMDVYETENEVVAAFDIPGLEKREDVNIDIENNVLSIHGTVNRVNEVKDEHFHHQERFVGRFHRSIALPSNVSSEGVKATYKNGVLEIRMQKLHGDAKKKIDVQFH from the coding sequence GTGCCTTTAGTACCTTATGATCCGTTTCGCCAACTGCACAATTTCAGACGGGAGTTTGACCGGTTCTTCAACGTCGATTTTCCTTTTTTTAGAACAGGATCGGAAAACCAGGGCAATTTAAGCATGGATGTTTACGAAACGGAAAATGAAGTGGTCGCTGCATTCGATATCCCGGGCTTGGAGAAAAGGGAAGATGTGAATATCGATATCGAAAATAACGTTCTATCGATTCATGGAACGGTTAACAGGGTAAATGAAGTGAAGGACGAGCATTTTCACCATCAGGAGCGCTTTGTCGGACGTTTCCATCGTTCAATAGCCCTGCCGTCCAACGTTTCTTCCGAAGGCGTCAAGGCGACCTACAAAAATGGAGTGCTTGAAATCCGCATGCAAAAGCTGCATGGAGATGCGAAGAAAAAAATCGACGTCCAGTTTCATTGA
- a CDS encoding PIG-L deacetylase family protein, which produces MNKIWSYSIIGFLFLLIILAYTEYHAELTDRSDESHRQADPHEASYVPGLKTLIIAPHPDDETLGGAGAMLKSAAAGRNVKVLLMTSGDGYKKAAANYFGISEPGPKEFLRLGNLRHQESLRAVRHLGVHDRNDVVFLNYPDGGVNGLWEANWDCTNLHRGLNGGTHAPYDYSYEKNAPYCGANVVKNLEQILHDFQPTDIIYPDPNDQHHDHWATSAFIKYVLAKNRYAVNEWTYLVHRTDFPKPLVHDGDLPLKPPLVMEDLDAQWYEVAMNAEARKRKLAAVREYATQTKRMDLFLEAFVRKNDLLETYPDPILKMVQGPVSSAEIPSLFPDAYADTLQDKLEPFADIVSIGGGLDRERFYVSIELNAAIHPGIAYDIRLRIFRPQAIDRFDLSFQQGQLRAVKHADNSLELTPDISIEANENRIMLSFPAEIVQGAEGFMISADSISQGKRIDKTAWRLIRMPFAS; this is translated from the coding sequence ATGAACAAGATATGGAGTTACTCAATCATCGGCTTTCTCTTTCTGTTGATCATATTGGCTTATACGGAGTATCATGCCGAACTCACCGACCGCTCTGACGAGAGCCACAGGCAGGCTGATCCTCACGAAGCCTCCTATGTTCCCGGTCTTAAAACCTTAATCATCGCTCCACATCCGGATGATGAAACGCTCGGCGGAGCAGGCGCGATGCTGAAATCAGCGGCAGCCGGCCGAAATGTGAAGGTCCTGCTGATGACCAGCGGGGATGGGTATAAGAAAGCTGCGGCCAATTACTTTGGCATTTCTGAACCCGGTCCGAAGGAATTTCTCCGGCTGGGAAACCTGCGGCATCAGGAAAGTTTGAGGGCCGTTCGGCATTTGGGTGTCCACGATAGGAACGATGTGGTGTTCCTCAACTATCCTGATGGAGGCGTCAACGGATTGTGGGAAGCCAACTGGGACTGCACGAATCTTCACCGCGGTTTGAACGGCGGCACGCACGCTCCCTACGATTACAGCTATGAAAAAAACGCGCCGTATTGCGGAGCCAACGTTGTGAAAAACCTGGAGCAAATCCTGCATGACTTTCAACCGACGGACATTATTTATCCCGATCCGAACGATCAGCACCACGACCATTGGGCAACCAGCGCATTCATCAAATACGTGCTCGCCAAAAACAGGTATGCGGTCAACGAATGGACCTATCTCGTACACCGTACCGATTTCCCGAAGCCCTTAGTGCATGACGGCGATTTGCCTCTGAAGCCGCCGCTGGTGATGGAAGATTTGGATGCGCAATGGTACGAGGTGGCGATGAACGCGGAAGCACGCAAGCGAAAACTGGCCGCCGTCCGGGAATATGCCACACAAACGAAGAGAATGGATCTTTTTTTGGAGGCTTTTGTCCGAAAAAACGATTTATTGGAGACTTATCCTGACCCTATATTGAAGATGGTTCAAGGGCCAGTCTCCAGCGCGGAAATTCCCAGCTTGTTTCCGGATGCTTATGCAGACACGCTGCAGGACAAGCTGGAACCCTTCGCGGATATTGTCTCCATCGGAGGGGGGCTGGATCGGGAGCGTTTTTATGTAAGTATAGAGCTCAATGCAGCGATTCATCCGGGTATTGCCTACGATATTCGGCTGAGAATTTTTCGGCCGCAGGCGATTGACCGGTTTGACCTTTCGTTTCAACAAGGGCAGCTGCGCGCGGTGAAACATGCCGACAACAGCCTGGAGCTGACTCCCGATATATCAATCGAAGCGAATGAAAACCGGATCATGCTGAGCTTTCCGGCCGAAATCGTCCAAGGTGCGGAGGGCTTCATGATCAGCGCGGATTCGATCTCCCAGGGCAAACGCATAGACAAAACGGCCTGGAGGCTCATTCGGATGCCTTTCGCGTCATAA
- a CDS encoding GlcG/HbpS family heme-binding protein, producing the protein MLTLKEAQIIAEKAVEKARSMGLPALSIAVLDESGQIKLLLKEDGATLLRNDIACGKAWGALAMGFSSRQLGLRFADRPQFMNSLISISGGKFVPVPGGVLIKKQGQVIGSVGVSGASSDEDELCAVEGIAAADFEAVI; encoded by the coding sequence ATGCTGACTCTAAAAGAAGCGCAGATCATCGCGGAAAAGGCGGTGGAAAAAGCGCGATCAATGGGGCTGCCGGCTTTGAGCATCGCAGTTTTGGATGAAAGCGGGCAGATCAAGCTGCTGTTGAAAGAGGATGGAGCCACCCTATTAAGAAATGATATTGCCTGCGGGAAAGCATGGGGAGCGTTGGCAATGGGGTTCTCGAGCCGGCAATTGGGTTTGCGGTTCGCGGATCGGCCCCAATTCATGAACTCCCTGATCTCCATTTCGGGCGGGAAGTTTGTTCCGGTTCCCGGCGGGGTATTGATCAAGAAGCAAGGACAAGTCATCGGTTCTGTAGGAGTCAGCGGAGCTAGCTCGGATGAAGACGAATTGTGCGCGGTTGAGGGAATTGCCGCTGCGGATTTTGAGGCCGTTATCTGA
- a CDS encoding DJ-1/PfpI family protein produces the protein MGKKILILAGDAVEALEVYYPYFRVLEEGYEAVIASPNKKVLRTVVHDFEGWDTYTEKPGYQIESQIAFSEVDPSEFDGLIIPGGRAPEYIRLDENIPRIVGHFFEANKPVGAICHAALVLGALKNNQFFEGRTMTAYTACQIDVENLGARYTKDTLHVDGKLVSGHAWPDLPGFMREFLNLLG, from the coding sequence ATGGGCAAAAAGATTTTGATTCTTGCGGGGGATGCCGTCGAGGCGCTGGAAGTGTACTATCCGTATTTCCGCGTATTGGAGGAGGGCTATGAGGCCGTGATTGCTTCACCGAACAAAAAGGTGCTGCGCACGGTTGTTCACGATTTTGAAGGCTGGGATACGTATACCGAAAAACCGGGATATCAAATTGAATCCCAGATCGCCTTTTCGGAAGTCGATCCGTCCGAGTTTGACGGATTGATTATCCCTGGCGGACGGGCGCCGGAATATATCCGGCTGGATGAAAACATCCCGCGCATCGTCGGTCATTTCTTTGAAGCGAACAAACCGGTAGGGGCGATTTGCCATGCAGCTCTGGTTCTCGGGGCGCTGAAAAACAATCAATTTTTCGAGGGACGCACAATGACAGCATATACAGCATGCCAAATAGACGTGGAAAACCTTGGCGCGCGTTATACAAAAGATACGCTGCACGTAGACGGCAAGCTCGTCTCCGGTCATGCCTGGCCCGATTTGCCCGGATTTATGAGGGAATTTTTGAATTTATTAGGCTGA
- a CDS encoding sigma-54-dependent Fis family transcriptional regulator, producing the protein MAIETGHLFVFCNSRGEIKHIEGAFSIQSKAEAMNFVVGSSWRENNAGTNAIGTALASGSPIQIFAAEHFCQEVHEWTCSAAPIRDPATQKILGVIDLTGLWENVNSHSLFVVLTVAQAIEESLRRELEVERYKVLVHYLEASLRTPNLPLVALDRGGAVLKADSLLYEHRLIDENNKLKDCPIHDLHGKSEVSWEADSGKGRWKFVLIPYAEQGRMIGAVVHAMPPRIEIHKTSSAIIKHSFSSMIGKSPKFTSSIKEALSAAGTDFPVLIQGESGTGKELFAQSIHRASKRVNGPFVAVNCGALPKELGVSELFGFEGGSFTGAAKDGRSGKFQQAQGGTIFLDEIGEMPLDLQTILLRVLEEGEVVPLGAQKPIRLNVRVIAATNRDLMNSVEHGKFRRDLYYRLNILSIHVPPLRERPEDIVLLMDYHLQKACKEVGRSPLRMDRSIVSELEGYNWPGNVRELRNIAYRLAANLSGDVIHKKDLPNEINRTLQQMAPARESRSVKKLQLPGSAMPTTLKGQELETILSALDEFNGNVSEAARCLGIHRSTIYRKLRELPVYEKTKS; encoded by the coding sequence ATGGCAATAGAAACGGGCCATTTATTCGTGTTTTGCAATTCCAGGGGAGAAATCAAGCATATTGAAGGGGCATTCTCCATACAGAGCAAGGCTGAAGCAATGAACTTTGTGGTTGGTTCATCATGGCGGGAAAACAATGCGGGTACGAACGCGATTGGTACGGCATTGGCTTCGGGCAGCCCGATACAGATTTTTGCTGCGGAGCATTTTTGCCAAGAGGTGCATGAATGGACATGTTCGGCAGCACCCATTCGTGATCCGGCGACTCAGAAAATTCTTGGAGTTATCGATTTAACGGGATTGTGGGAGAACGTAAATTCGCATTCCTTATTTGTTGTATTAACAGTAGCGCAAGCGATCGAGGAGTCGCTGAGAAGAGAGCTCGAAGTGGAGCGCTATAAGGTTTTGGTCCATTATCTGGAGGCATCGCTGAGAACGCCGAACCTGCCCTTGGTCGCTCTTGACCGCGGAGGAGCAGTATTGAAAGCGGATTCCCTGCTGTATGAGCATCGTTTGATCGATGAAAACAACAAGCTGAAGGATTGCCCGATTCATGATCTGCATGGAAAATCGGAGGTGAGCTGGGAGGCGGATTCCGGCAAAGGCAGATGGAAATTCGTGCTGATTCCTTATGCGGAACAAGGACGCATGATCGGCGCAGTTGTTCATGCCATGCCTCCCCGAATAGAAATTCACAAGACTTCGTCGGCGATCATCAAGCATTCGTTTTCAAGCATGATCGGCAAGTCGCCCAAATTTACGTCCTCGATCAAAGAAGCCCTCTCAGCTGCGGGAACCGATTTTCCAGTACTCATACAAGGCGAAAGCGGAACGGGAAAAGAGTTGTTTGCCCAGTCTATTCATAGGGCAAGCAAGCGGGTAAACGGACCATTTGTGGCGGTGAACTGCGGAGCATTGCCGAAAGAGCTTGGCGTAAGCGAGCTGTTCGGTTTTGAAGGGGGTTCCTTTACGGGAGCGGCGAAGGACGGACGCTCCGGTAAATTCCAGCAGGCCCAAGGCGGCACCATATTTTTGGATGAAATTGGAGAAATGCCGCTGGATTTGCAGACGATATTATTGCGTGTGCTTGAAGAGGGTGAAGTCGTTCCTTTGGGCGCACAAAAGCCCATTCGTTTAAATGTAAGAGTCATAGCGGCAACAAACAGGGATCTTATGAATTCGGTAGAGCACGGTAAATTTCGCCGAGACCTATACTACCGGCTCAATATTCTCTCTATTCACGTTCCGCCTCTGCGCGAGCGCCCTGAAGATATTGTTCTGCTGATGGATTATCACTTGCAAAAGGCCTGCAAAGAGGTTGGGCGCTCACCGCTGAGAATGGACAGATCCATTGTCAGCGAGCTGGAAGGCTACAATTGGCCGGGAAATGTGCGGGAGCTTCGGAACATCGCTTACCGGCTGGCCGCCAATCTCTCGGGAGATGTGATCCATAAGAAAGATCTGCCCAATGAAATCAATAGAACGCTTCAGCAAATGGCTCCCGCCCGTGAATCGCGCAGCGTAAAAAAACTGCAACTGCCGGGAAGTGCGATGCCGACCACTTTGAAAGGACAGGAGCTGGAAACGATTCTTTCCGCTCTTGACGAGTTCAACGGAAACGTATCGGAAGCCGCCCGCTGCCTGGGGATCCACCGCAGCACCATTTACAGAAAATTGCGCGAATTGCCCGTATATGAAAAAACGAAATCCTGA